One stretch of Isachenkonia alkalipeptolytica DNA includes these proteins:
- a CDS encoding VOC family protein → MKKIIPVIWFEKEGEQAAEYYTSIFPNSRLKESVYGPEGNLITRSFEIADTEFSILNGGMNIDKNPSISFTVKLNGKEEIDRIWKELSKEGDVLMPLDSYDFSEYYGWVQDTYGVSWQLMFTEKKEISVVPGLLFTKERYKEAENAIRKYTGVFDNSQIDDLYYYGEEQLIEDKDALMHGAFQLENQIFSAMDSGLDHAFTFNEGISLMVLVDSQKEIDELWDKLSAVAEEERCGWLKDEFGVSWQVVPRVLNTYLRDEDNVRAKRVMDAMLEMKKMEINLLEEAYKG, encoded by the coding sequence ATGAAAAAAATCATTCCGGTGATCTGGTTTGAAAAAGAGGGAGAACAAGCGGCGGAATATTATACGTCCATTTTTCCAAACAGTAGGTTAAAAGAATCCGTATACGGACCTGAGGGGAATCTTATTACTAGGAGTTTTGAAATTGCCGATACAGAGTTTAGTATACTAAATGGCGGTATGAACATTGATAAGAACCCTTCCATTTCTTTTACGGTAAAATTGAATGGCAAGGAAGAAATTGATCGAATCTGGAAGGAGCTATCTAAAGAAGGGGATGTTTTAATGCCCTTGGATTCCTATGATTTTAGCGAATACTACGGATGGGTGCAGGATACCTACGGAGTTAGCTGGCAATTGATGTTTACGGAGAAAAAAGAAATTTCGGTAGTACCCGGACTTTTATTTACCAAGGAAAGGTACAAAGAAGCGGAAAATGCAATTCGTAAATACACCGGAGTTTTTGATAACAGCCAAATTGACGATTTGTATTATTATGGTGAAGAACAGCTGATCGAAGATAAGGATGCCTTAATGCATGGTGCCTTTCAATTAGAAAATCAAATCTTCAGTGCCATGGACAGCGGATTGGACCACGCATTTACCTTTAATGAAGGAATATCTCTAATGGTATTGGTGGATTCCCAGAAAGAAATCGACGAGCTATGGGATAAACTCTCAGCGGTTGCTGAAGAAGAGCGGTGCGGTTGGTTAAAGGATGAATTCGGCGTTTCCTGGCAGGTTGTACCGAGAGTTTTAAACACGTATCTCCGGGATGAAGATAATGTACGAGCTAAGCGTGTAATGGATGCCATGCTGGAGATGAAAAAAATGGAAATCAACCTCCTAGAGGAAGCCTATAAGGGATAA
- a CDS encoding exonuclease SbcCD subunit D — MKILHTGDWHIGKLVHGLHMTEDQEYLLQELIELLKTEEVDVLIIAGDVYDRSIPPTEAVELLDDVLSKVVLDLGIKVIMISGNHDSPDRLDFGSKLLRDRGLHIVGKLQKRIEPVILEDEYGEVHFYPIPFSEPAVVKALYQKDALTNHDMAMKTVLAPITEKLDKKIRNICISHAFVVGTEEPETSESERPLSIGGSEYVTAEYYHPFDYVALGHLHRPQKVSKESIRYAGSLLKYSFSEAKQKKSVTLIDLKEKGEMTIDERVLKPWRDLRVIEGDLEDLMNPEVYSLGNTEDYIHAILTDPGSLYEPMQKLRSVYPNILQLERVRMELLGDQGDEVVEMKGKNPRELFLEFYRKVTGEEEPTKEALKYFSEVYEELEREERDA, encoded by the coding sequence ATGAAAATACTGCATACAGGAGACTGGCATATTGGAAAGCTGGTACACGGACTACATATGACTGAAGATCAGGAATATTTACTACAAGAATTGATTGAACTCTTAAAAACAGAAGAGGTGGACGTATTAATCATCGCAGGGGATGTGTACGATCGCTCTATTCCTCCAACCGAGGCGGTGGAGTTGTTAGATGATGTGTTATCAAAAGTTGTGTTGGACCTGGGGATCAAAGTTATTATGATCTCGGGAAACCATGACAGTCCCGACCGCTTGGATTTTGGCAGTAAGCTGCTTCGAGACCGGGGACTGCATATTGTGGGGAAACTTCAAAAGCGTATTGAACCGGTGATCCTTGAGGATGAATACGGCGAGGTTCATTTTTACCCCATCCCCTTTAGTGAACCGGCGGTGGTAAAAGCCCTTTATCAAAAGGATGCGCTTACAAACCATGATATGGCCATGAAAACGGTTTTAGCCCCTATTACGGAAAAGCTCGATAAAAAGATTAGAAACATCTGCATAAGCCATGCCTTTGTGGTGGGAACGGAAGAACCGGAAACCAGCGAATCGGAACGCCCGTTAAGTATTGGCGGATCAGAGTACGTCACTGCCGAGTATTATCATCCATTTGATTATGTTGCTTTGGGTCATCTTCACCGACCACAAAAAGTTTCAAAAGAAAGCATCCGCTACGCCGGATCCTTACTGAAGTATTCTTTTTCCGAAGCGAAACAGAAAAAATCCGTCACCTTAATTGATTTGAAGGAAAAAGGGGAAATGACCATCGACGAGAGAGTCCTAAAACCGTGGCGGGACCTTCGGGTGATTGAAGGGGATCTGGAGGATTTGATGAATCCGGAAGTCTACAGCCTCGGGAATACGGAGGATTATATCCATGCCATTTTAACGGACCCGGGCTCTCTTTATGAACCGATGCAAAAACTACGGTCTGTTTATCCTAACATCCTGCAGCTGGAAAGAGTAAGGATGGAGCTTCTGGGAGACCAAGGGGATGAAGTTGTAGAGATGAAAGGAAAAAACCCTAGGGAACTGTTTTTGGAGTTTTACCGAAAAGTTACAGGGGAAGAAGAGCCGACAAAAGAGGCTTTAAAGTATTTTTCAGAAGTTTACGAAGAACTTGAGCGGGAAGAGAGGGATGCCTAA
- a CDS encoding zinc metallopeptidase, producing the protein MYFPMFFDPTMLILIPGILLTMYAQRQVKSNFARYLKVPTMKGHTGIEVARSLLDRNDLSHVRIENAKGELGDHYDPRTETLRLSQQVGRGSSIASVSVAAHEVGHAIQHGLGYKPLSFRNLILPAAKFGSSAAWIFLIVGLLIPSMGELMTVGIYLFAVAVLFQVITLPVEFNASNRAMNLLQADGYLIAEEEKGAKAVLNAAALTYVAAMATAVLQLLRMIMIARRRR; encoded by the coding sequence ATGTATTTTCCTATGTTTTTTGATCCCACTATGCTGATTCTGATACCGGGAATTTTACTTACAATGTACGCCCAACGACAGGTGAAATCGAATTTTGCTCGGTATCTAAAAGTACCTACTATGAAAGGTCACACAGGAATTGAAGTAGCAAGAAGTCTACTGGATCGTAATGATTTGTCTCATGTAAGAATTGAAAATGCCAAAGGAGAATTAGGAGATCATTACGACCCTCGAACAGAAACACTTCGACTATCCCAGCAGGTTGGGCGAGGTTCTTCCATCGCTTCGGTTAGTGTTGCCGCCCATGAGGTTGGACATGCCATCCAACATGGACTAGGGTACAAACCCTTGAGTTTTCGAAACTTAATTCTACCCGCGGCAAAATTCGGATCCTCCGCCGCATGGATATTTCTAATTGTAGGCCTGTTGATTCCATCTATGGGAGAGTTGATGACCGTAGGAATCTATTTATTCGCGGTAGCGGTGCTTTTTCAAGTGATTACCCTGCCGGTGGAATTTAATGCCAGTAACCGGGCGATGAATCTTTTACAGGCAGACGGTTATTTAATTGCTGAAGAGGAAAAAGGGGCGAAGGCGGTGCTGAACGCCGCTGCACTTACCTACGTCGCAGCAATGGCAACTGCGGTGCTACAGCTCTTAAGAATGATCATGATTGCAAGAAGAAGGCGATAA
- a CDS encoding AAA family ATPase, with protein MKPIKLTMSAFGPYQETEVIDFRELKEHHLFLITGPTGAGKTSIFDGICYALYGETSGTDRPEKSIRCQSASSEVLTEVEFTFQLKGKEYTVHRRPKQERRKKSGEGMTEAPGEATLHLPKEERPITGITDVTGKITSLLGLELSQFRQIMMIPQGEFRKLLVAPSNERTEILKRIFKTHLYSDLQRKFKEKSRDLEKKMEQKVLQRKNELLKLAYDPGASWGEEVHQELQKDDLNIDRIIVLVSTSLQADTETLINFQKIKEEEEQKQRKLYEERQKAVDNNQKLKDLEVLEKELKQLEEQKETIKKKEEDLEKIQKAEKVEPKRRYYLERNKGVEKKQKGIIEEKEALETLKKELETLEQEKKEVTSEFYTKDLENLKKEASKLEEYQTVLKEVKGINGEYKEADKRQKKALEELRAIKDQLEKYKKDMEANQKVMEKYKGAEKELYEKERERSALKQLITLLQKTEKSMINLSKLEEDVKTKASAFEKLEELWEKANHNWNEKRRRYHLNQAAYLAKKLELGKPCPVCGSEDHPVPAEFSEKACSIEEVDQAEAIANDRAVAKNNAQMALETAKTRKISEEEVVESYYVELTKMLETDRDILSDDVGLSKEITVISQIKEEQEREEEFLNQAIKQLKKDHKTYEEAEKKKEDLHKELTALTEQEEKAKEKVQNEENIVNQLETRRETMLKNIPQELREEEALTNREEQVASVLKEKETRKDKILENYQKKHDEKTTMTASINTGEKTLKDLREHLDYEKKLYEKALNEQHITEEEYLNYEMEIPQKKGIEKELKDYHDALGNKKAAIVQQKSGIKDFEMAKIEVLDQRIEDSKEALRKLQDEMDIIKQRKLSNKTVIDNVEKLNKDMEKEEKAFKTLGHISDVISGNNEMKMPFERFILRSYLRDVLTAANLRFTSMTNGRYRLKLADSVEDRRTSGGLDLEVFDRYTGLPRSVKTLSGGESFKASLSMALGLAEVVQSHAGGIMLDTVFIDEGFGTLDQESLDSAINCLIDLQDAGRLVGIISHVEELKERIQAQLLVQGDESGSWTKFRVN; from the coding sequence ATGAAGCCCATTAAATTAACCATGAGTGCCTTTGGACCCTATCAAGAAACGGAGGTCATCGATTTTCGGGAGTTAAAGGAACATCACTTATTTTTGATCACCGGCCCTACGGGAGCGGGAAAAACTTCGATTTTCGATGGGATCTGCTATGCCCTTTATGGGGAGACCAGCGGTACTGATCGACCGGAAAAAAGCATCCGCTGTCAGAGCGCATCCTCAGAAGTACTGACGGAAGTGGAATTCACCTTTCAACTGAAAGGTAAGGAATATACGGTTCACCGACGTCCAAAGCAGGAACGACGGAAAAAAAGCGGAGAGGGAATGACGGAAGCCCCGGGGGAAGCCACCCTTCATCTGCCAAAGGAGGAGCGGCCGATTACCGGAATTACCGATGTTACCGGAAAGATCACCTCCCTTTTAGGACTGGAGCTTAGCCAGTTTCGCCAAATCATGATGATCCCCCAGGGAGAATTTCGTAAGCTTTTAGTGGCGCCATCCAACGAGCGAACGGAGATCTTAAAACGGATCTTCAAAACCCATCTTTACAGCGATTTACAACGAAAGTTTAAGGAAAAAAGTCGGGACCTTGAGAAAAAGATGGAGCAAAAAGTGTTGCAACGGAAAAATGAACTGTTAAAACTGGCCTATGATCCCGGTGCATCTTGGGGAGAAGAAGTTCATCAAGAGCTTCAAAAAGATGACCTTAACATTGATCGAATAATTGTGCTGGTAAGTACCAGCCTTCAGGCCGATACGGAAACCTTGATAAATTTTCAAAAGATCAAAGAAGAAGAAGAACAAAAACAGAGAAAACTTTATGAAGAGCGGCAAAAGGCAGTGGACAACAATCAAAAACTAAAGGATCTTGAGGTGCTGGAAAAAGAATTGAAGCAACTGGAAGAACAAAAAGAGACCATCAAGAAAAAGGAAGAGGATCTCGAAAAAATCCAAAAGGCGGAGAAGGTAGAGCCGAAACGGAGATACTATCTGGAGCGGAATAAGGGAGTAGAGAAAAAGCAAAAGGGGATCATAGAGGAAAAAGAAGCCCTTGAAACCCTGAAAAAAGAGCTTGAAACCCTGGAGCAAGAAAAGAAGGAAGTCACCTCCGAATTCTATACAAAGGATCTGGAAAATCTTAAAAAAGAAGCCTCCAAGTTGGAAGAATATCAAACAGTGCTAAAGGAGGTTAAAGGAATTAATGGAGAGTACAAAGAGGCGGATAAACGTCAAAAAAAGGCTTTAGAAGAACTTAGGGCAATCAAAGATCAACTGGAGAAATATAAAAAAGACATGGAAGCCAACCAAAAGGTCATGGAAAAATATAAGGGCGCGGAAAAAGAGCTTTACGAAAAAGAAAGGGAACGATCAGCCCTTAAGCAGTTGATTACGCTGCTGCAAAAAACGGAAAAGAGCATGATAAACCTTAGCAAGCTAGAAGAAGATGTAAAAACGAAGGCGTCGGCTTTTGAAAAACTTGAAGAATTATGGGAAAAGGCAAATCACAACTGGAATGAAAAAAGGAGACGCTATCATCTTAATCAAGCGGCATATCTAGCGAAGAAATTGGAGCTGGGAAAACCCTGCCCCGTATGTGGGAGCGAAGACCATCCTGTGCCTGCGGAGTTTTCCGAGAAAGCCTGTTCCATAGAAGAAGTGGACCAAGCAGAAGCGATCGCAAACGACAGGGCAGTAGCGAAAAACAATGCTCAAATGGCTTTGGAAACTGCCAAAACCCGAAAAATCAGCGAAGAGGAAGTGGTGGAAAGTTACTACGTTGAACTGACTAAAATGCTGGAGACAGATCGGGATATCTTATCCGATGATGTTGGGCTCTCAAAGGAAATCACAGTAATATCTCAGATTAAGGAAGAACAGGAAAGAGAAGAAGAATTCCTAAATCAAGCTATCAAACAACTGAAAAAAGATCATAAAACCTATGAAGAAGCGGAAAAGAAAAAAGAAGACCTTCATAAGGAACTTACAGCCCTGACGGAACAGGAAGAAAAGGCTAAGGAAAAAGTACAAAATGAAGAAAATATCGTGAATCAACTTGAAACCCGACGGGAGACCATGCTGAAAAACATCCCCCAAGAACTGAGAGAAGAAGAGGCTCTTACAAATAGAGAAGAGCAGGTTGCATCGGTACTGAAGGAAAAAGAAACCAGAAAGGATAAAATCCTGGAGAACTATCAGAAAAAACATGATGAGAAAACTACCATGACAGCCTCCATCAACACCGGAGAAAAAACGTTGAAAGATCTAAGGGAACATCTTGATTATGAGAAAAAGCTTTATGAAAAAGCGCTGAATGAACAACATATCACAGAAGAGGAATACTTAAACTACGAAATGGAAATTCCCCAAAAGAAGGGAATCGAAAAGGAACTGAAGGATTATCACGATGCCCTTGGTAACAAAAAAGCCGCGATCGTCCAGCAAAAATCAGGAATTAAAGACTTTGAAATGGCAAAAATTGAGGTATTGGACCAGCGGATTGAAGATTCAAAAGAAGCCCTTAGAAAACTTCAAGATGAAATGGATATCATCAAACAGCGGAAATTATCTAATAAAACCGTAATTGATAATGTAGAAAAATTGAATAAGGATATGGAAAAAGAGGAGAAGGCGTTTAAGACCTTGGGTCATATATCCGATGTGATCAGCGGGAATAATGAAATGAAAATGCCCTTTGAACGGTTTATCCTACGAAGTTATTTAAGGGACGTACTAACCGCCGCCAATCTTCGGTTTACTTCTATGACCAATGGGAGATACAGGTTAAAACTTGCAGATAGTGTGGAAGACCGACGGACAAGCGGCGGACTGGACCTGGAAGTATTTGACCGTTACACCGGCCTTCCCCGGTCCGTGAAAACCCTATCCGGGGGTGAAAGCTTCAAAGCTTCACTTTCCATGGCCCTCGGCCTTGCGGAAGTGGTGCAGTCCCATGCCGGCGGTATTATGCTGGATACGGTCTTTATCGATGAAGGGTTCGGAACTTTGGATCAGGAATCCTTAGACAGTGCCATTAATTGCCTGATCGACTTACAGGACGCTGGTCGTCTAGTGGGAATCATTTCCCATGTGGAAGAATTGAAAGAGCGGATTCAGGCACAACTACTGGTTCAGGGAGACGAAAGCGGCAGTTGGACGAAATTTCGGGTGAATTAG
- a CDS encoding transposase encodes MQLDSNKHSVFLMNYHLVLVSKYRRKVFDGKVSERAKEIFSYIAPNYNITLV; translated from the coding sequence ATGCAGTTGGACAGCAACAAACATTCAGTATTTCTGATGAATTATCATCTGGTATTGGTCAGCAAATATCGACGCAAAGTCTTTGATGGGAAAGTTTCAGAACGAGCAAAAGAAATTTTTTCTTATATAGCACCGAACTACAATATCACACTAGTGG
- the namA gene encoding NADPH dehydrogenase NamA has translation MAKLFTEGRLKDLTLKNRIVMAPMCMYSSDDTGFVKEFHKMHYGGRALGGTGLIILEATAVEKRGRISAEDLGIWSDKHIQPLKELVDFIHESGAKAGIQLGHAGRKCAVASETIISPADAPFSEDYQEPVNMTNEMINEVIKAFGEGARRAEEAGFDTIEIHGAHGYLINQFLSPLTNQRKDEYGGTIQNRTRFLKEILEEVHRHWPSRKPVILRISAEDYVKEGNHPEDLARMINLVKEIGLDLINVSSGGAVVAKIKPYPGYQMHFAEKIKELTELPVMAGGLVTRGEMAEEALQNNRADYIFLGRELLRNSHWPQDAAKILKHEMEAPKQYERAYR, from the coding sequence ATGGCTAAATTATTTACTGAGGGAAGATTAAAAGATCTTACGCTAAAAAACCGCATCGTTATGGCACCGATGTGCATGTATAGCTCCGACGATACAGGTTTTGTAAAGGAATTTCATAAAATGCATTATGGAGGAAGAGCTTTAGGCGGTACCGGTCTAATCATACTGGAAGCCACCGCCGTAGAGAAACGGGGAAGGATTTCCGCGGAGGATCTTGGAATATGGTCCGACAAGCACATTCAGCCCTTAAAGGAACTTGTGGATTTTATTCATGAATCCGGAGCAAAAGCCGGTATTCAATTAGGTCATGCTGGTAGAAAATGCGCAGTTGCCTCGGAGACCATCATCAGCCCTGCGGATGCTCCTTTTAGTGAGGACTATCAGGAACCGGTTAATATGACAAATGAAATGATCAATGAGGTTATCAAAGCCTTCGGTGAAGGGGCAAGACGGGCGGAGGAAGCTGGATTTGACACCATTGAAATCCATGGTGCCCACGGATATTTAATCAATCAATTTTTATCACCCCTGACCAATCAGCGAAAGGATGAGTATGGGGGAACTATACAAAATCGCACCCGTTTCTTAAAAGAAATTTTGGAAGAAGTTCACCGGCATTGGCCTTCAAGAAAACCGGTAATTCTTCGAATTTCAGCGGAGGACTACGTCAAAGAGGGAAATCATCCTGAGGATTTGGCCCGGATGATTAACCTGGTTAAAGAGATTGGATTGGATTTAATCAATGTCAGCTCCGGTGGAGCGGTTGTTGCAAAAATCAAACCTTACCCCGGTTATCAAATGCATTTTGCGGAAAAAATCAAGGAATTGACAGAACTTCCGGTGATGGCTGGAGGTCTGGTTACACGAGGAGAAATGGCAGAGGAAGCCCTGCAAAATAACCGAGCGGATTACATTTTTCTCGGTCGGGAGCTCCTTCGAAATTCCCATTGGCCTCAGGATGCGGCAAAAATTTTAAAACATGAAATGGAAGCCCCTAAACAGTATGAGCGGGCATATCGATAA